One region of Gemmatimonadaceae bacterium genomic DNA includes:
- a CDS encoding ATP phosphoribosyltransferase codes for MLRIALPNKGRLSEDTRELFNDAGLEVRSVSDRALRASLGGEFEAIFVRAQDIPEFVADGAADAGVTGWDLVSESERPLTSHLDLGFGRCRLVVAARDDAGIGSVDAIGTPDKPARVATVFPRIAARFFASRGRPVEIVPVSGAAEIAPHLGIADIVVDITSTGSTLRMNGLREVETVLQSSAHLVTAVNGPRDSDPDRAREFGDLVTALGSVVRARGQRYLMVNVPRTALDAVRAVLPGLNGPTVIEIADHGTFVAVHAVVSADTIYRTISQLRALGGEGILVTRIERLVP; via the coding sequence ATGCTCCGTATAGCGTTACCTAATAAGGGCCGCCTCAGCGAGGATACCCGTGAGCTGTTCAACGATGCCGGACTCGAAGTGCGCTCGGTAAGCGATCGGGCCTTGCGGGCGTCACTCGGCGGCGAGTTCGAGGCGATTTTCGTTCGCGCCCAAGACATCCCCGAGTTCGTGGCCGACGGCGCCGCTGACGCTGGCGTGACCGGCTGGGACCTGGTGTCTGAATCGGAGCGGCCGCTCACTTCGCACCTCGATCTAGGCTTCGGAAGGTGCCGATTGGTGGTTGCGGCGCGTGACGACGCTGGAATCGGATCGGTCGATGCGATTGGCACCCCGGACAAGCCGGCGCGGGTGGCCACAGTTTTTCCGCGCATTGCCGCACGGTTCTTTGCTTCGCGCGGACGTCCGGTGGAGATCGTGCCCGTGTCCGGCGCGGCGGAAATCGCACCTCACCTCGGGATCGCCGACATCGTCGTCGACATCACGTCCACCGGATCAACGCTTCGCATGAACGGCTTGCGGGAAGTCGAGACGGTGTTGCAATCCAGCGCGCATCTCGTCACGGCCGTCAACGGACCGCGTGACAGCGATCCGGACCGCGCGCGCGAGTTTGGCGATCTGGTGACAGCGCTGGGTTCGGTTGTTCGCGCGCGCGGACAACGGTACCTGATGGTGAACGTACCGCGCACGGCGCTCGACGCCGTGCGGGCTGTCCTGCCCGGCCTCAACGGCCCCACCGTCATCGAGATCGCCGATCACGGCACGTTCGTCGCCGTGCACGCGGTCGTAAGTGCGGACACCATCTATCGCACCATCTCGCAACTTCGCGCGCTGGGCGGCGAGGGCATTCTGGTGACGCGCATCGAGCGACTTGTGCCGTGA
- the hisD gene encoding histidinol dehydrogenase, with amino-acid sequence MDSAPLALRARGPFDALDAVTHQAITDRASTLDAAVRTRTAAIIERVRTGGDDALCALAQEFDGVTLTNIEVPRARWEQALATLEPMLRASLERAARNITAVHTAFLPTATYVSPEPGIMVARRPDALTRVGVYAPGGRAAYPSSLLMGAIPARVAGVAEVIVCSPPGPDGLPSAVVLAAAALANVDRVFAIGGAGAIAAMAFGTATVPPVERVVGPGNAYVAEAKLQLVTRVTIDAPAGPSELLVLADDRADPSVIARELLAQAEHDPDAAVIAVLCGPNTAQLTADIEWQLVNLLVVAPRADIARAALKARGAIVSAPSLARGIAIANGWAAEHLLLLVADEMQETTLAALRSAGTVFVGASSSVAFGDYMTGANHVLPTAGAARRYSGLSTLDFIRWTTWQSVTPVAAAAMADDVGLFADAEGLPAHAAAARAWSANGTSS; translated from the coding sequence ATGGACTCGGCGCCGCTGGCGCTGCGCGCGCGTGGCCCATTCGATGCACTCGATGCGGTCACGCACCAGGCGATCACCGATCGGGCCTCCACCCTGGACGCCGCCGTGCGAACCCGCACCGCAGCCATCATCGAACGCGTGCGCACCGGCGGCGATGATGCATTGTGCGCACTGGCGCAGGAGTTCGATGGCGTCACGCTCACCAATATCGAAGTCCCACGGGCGCGCTGGGAACAGGCGCTGGCGACGCTGGAGCCGATGCTTCGAGCCTCGCTTGAGCGCGCGGCGCGCAACATCACAGCCGTCCACACGGCGTTTCTGCCCACCGCAACGTACGTCTCGCCCGAACCTGGCATCATGGTGGCGCGACGACCCGACGCGCTGACGCGCGTGGGGGTGTACGCTCCCGGTGGCCGCGCCGCGTATCCGAGTTCGCTGCTCATGGGGGCCATCCCGGCTCGCGTGGCGGGCGTGGCCGAGGTGATCGTGTGCTCACCGCCAGGGCCGGACGGACTCCCCTCCGCGGTGGTGCTGGCCGCGGCAGCACTGGCAAACGTCGACCGGGTCTTTGCCATAGGCGGCGCGGGAGCAATTGCCGCCATGGCCTTCGGTACAGCAACGGTACCACCCGTCGAACGCGTCGTCGGTCCCGGGAATGCCTATGTCGCGGAGGCCAAGCTGCAACTCGTTACGCGCGTCACGATCGACGCGCCGGCGGGGCCGAGCGAACTGCTGGTGCTGGCTGATGACCGCGCCGATCCGTCGGTCATCGCGCGCGAGTTGTTGGCCCAGGCTGAACATGATCCCGATGCTGCGGTGATCGCGGTACTCTGCGGCCCGAATACCGCGCAGCTGACGGCAGACATCGAGTGGCAGCTCGTGAACTTGCTGGTAGTTGCCCCGCGTGCCGACATCGCGCGCGCGGCACTCAAGGCACGCGGGGCGATCGTGTCGGCGCCGTCGCTTGCTCGTGGGATTGCCATTGCCAACGGGTGGGCGGCGGAACACCTGCTGCTCCTCGTCGCGGACGAGATGCAGGAGACGACCCTCGCGGCGTTGCGCAGCGCCGGCACGGTTTTCGTGGGCGCCAGCAGTTCCGTGGCGTTCGGTGACTACATGACCGGTGCGAATCATGTGCTGCCGACTGCGGGAGCGGCCCGTCGCTATTCAGGACTCTCAACGCTCGATTTCATTCGCTGGACCACCTGGCAGTCCGTGACTCCGGTTGCCGCAGCCGCGATGGCTGACGATGTGGGCCTGTTTGCCGATGCCGAGGGCCTGCCCGCGCATGCCGCGGCCGCGCGCGCGTGGAGCGCGAACGGTACGTCATCATGA
- a CDS encoding histidinol-phosphate aminotransferase family protein, which yields MTPRLVFSRAAYDAVSLYDPHRAPVALDLTDNTNLWGLPPTAERALRDVPVQAVTRYPSLYGGELKQALADYMSVTPDMIVTGCGSDDLLDSAMRAFGEPGDLVAGSDPSFAMIPIFARMNALRWTSVAELPVSESIGGAMARPDISALLATRARITYLCSPNNPTGALIARADIERVVREATGVVFIDEAYAEFAGVSSVDLVARFANVLVIRTLSKAFGLAGLRIGYAVGHPSLVAEVEKSRGPYKVSAIAERVALAALRHDREWIDTHVALAVELRERLADSLRAMGLAPLPSAANFLCVPMSNAVAVGEALRARGVAARPFPALPHVGDVLRISVGPWPMLEQFLSVLGSAMREVNP from the coding sequence ATGACACCACGACTTGTTTTTTCCCGCGCGGCGTACGACGCCGTGTCGCTCTACGATCCGCACCGCGCGCCGGTTGCCCTCGACCTGACCGACAACACCAATCTGTGGGGGCTCCCGCCAACGGCCGAGCGCGCGTTGCGCGACGTGCCGGTACAGGCCGTGACGCGCTACCCGTCGCTGTACGGCGGTGAATTGAAGCAGGCGCTGGCTGACTATATGAGCGTGACACCCGACATGATCGTCACGGGGTGTGGATCGGACGATCTCCTCGATTCGGCCATGCGGGCCTTCGGCGAGCCGGGTGATCTGGTGGCCGGTTCAGATCCATCGTTTGCAATGATTCCGATTTTTGCTCGGATGAATGCGCTGCGATGGACGTCGGTCGCGGAACTGCCCGTTTCCGAATCCATCGGTGGTGCGATGGCCCGGCCCGACATCAGCGCGCTACTCGCCACGCGCGCGCGAATCACCTACCTGTGCTCACCCAACAACCCGACCGGTGCGCTGATCGCGCGCGCTGACATCGAACGGGTGGTGCGCGAGGCGACCGGCGTGGTGTTCATCGATGAAGCGTATGCGGAGTTTGCCGGGGTGTCATCGGTCGATCTGGTCGCGCGATTCGCCAACGTGCTGGTCATTCGCACGTTGTCGAAGGCGTTTGGTCTGGCCGGTCTCCGTATTGGTTATGCGGTCGGGCATCCATCGCTCGTGGCCGAGGTGGAAAAATCGCGTGGACCGTACAAGGTCAGCGCAATCGCCGAGCGGGTGGCACTTGCCGCGCTGCGTCATGACCGCGAGTGGATCGATACCCACGTGGCCCTTGCCGTTGAGCTGCGGGAACGGCTTGCCGATTCCCTTCGGGCGATGGGCCTCGCGCCACTACCATCGGCGGCCAATTTCCTGTGTGTGCCGATGTCCAACGCGGTCGCCGTCGGTGAGGCGCTGCGGGCCCGGGGTGTAGCCGCCCGACCATTCCCGGCACTTCCTCATGTCGGCGATGTGTTGCGCATCAGCGTGGGTCCGTGGCCCATGTTGGAACAATTCCTGTCGGTCTTGGGATCCGCGATGCGCGAGGTGAACCCGTGA
- the hisH gene encoding imidazole glycerol phosphate synthase subunit HisH yields the protein MFDYGAGNLHSLIKTLETASTIVRVETDPARAVQHTDALVLPGVGAFAPAAERLASGRDAMREALLGGLPCLGICLGMQLLFDSSEEGPGAGLSIFAGHVTRLHAHRVPQIGWNQLEDVHDPLAARAELGVAYFANSFVCRPTGASLTQVVSWSTHERDRYPSVVRRGAVVGTQFHPEKSSAPGVRFVHAFLDAAAHADFRNRATGEQP from the coding sequence GTGTTCGATTACGGTGCCGGCAATCTGCACTCGCTGATCAAGACCCTCGAAACCGCATCGACCATCGTGCGGGTGGAAACAGATCCTGCGCGAGCCGTGCAGCACACCGACGCCCTGGTGCTCCCTGGGGTGGGCGCATTCGCACCAGCGGCGGAACGTCTGGCGTCGGGGCGCGACGCCATGCGGGAGGCGCTGCTGGGCGGGTTGCCCTGTCTTGGCATCTGTCTGGGTATGCAACTGTTGTTTGACTCCAGCGAGGAAGGACCTGGAGCGGGCCTTTCCATCTTCGCGGGACATGTCACGAGACTTCACGCGCACCGCGTGCCGCAGATTGGTTGGAATCAACTGGAGGATGTCCATGATCCGCTGGCCGCACGCGCCGAACTCGGTGTCGCCTACTTTGCCAACAGTTTCGTCTGCCGGCCGACCGGGGCATCGCTCACCCAGGTGGTCTCGTGGAGTACGCACGAGCGCGATCGGTATCCGTCGGTGGTGAGACGCGGCGCGGTTGTTGGCACCCAGTTTCATCCGGAGAAATCGTCCGCCCCGGGTGTGCGCTTCGTGCACGCATTTCTCGACGCGGCCGCTCATGCCGATTTCCGCAACCGAGCCACAGGGGAGCAGCCATGA
- a CDS encoding 1-(5-phosphoribosyl)-5-[(5-phosphoribosylamino)methylideneamino] imidazole-4-carboxamide isomerase produces MIVIPAVDVRGGHCVQLVGGDYADERVRLEDPSAVAREWARLGFARLHVVDLDAATARGSNASVIREILRDATVPAQVGGGIRDDMQIERLLDDGATWVVVGTRAVRDEYWLSEMTGRFPGRLIVAADVRERRVVTAGWSETSHVDVMDFVESLGTLELGGLLVTAVHKEGRMEGTDLPLMEAVAESSAWPVFASGGISSLEDLRALEHRGLAGAVLGMALYTGALDARRIVEEFGA; encoded by the coding sequence ATGATCGTGATACCCGCAGTCGATGTGCGCGGCGGCCACTGCGTGCAGCTGGTGGGCGGAGATTACGCCGATGAACGTGTCCGCCTGGAGGATCCATCCGCGGTGGCACGTGAATGGGCGCGTCTGGGCTTCGCCCGGCTCCACGTCGTTGATCTCGACGCCGCGACAGCGCGTGGTTCGAATGCCAGCGTGATTCGCGAGATCCTTCGCGACGCGACGGTGCCTGCGCAGGTGGGTGGTGGAATCCGCGACGACATGCAGATCGAACGGCTCCTGGATGACGGCGCCACGTGGGTGGTGGTAGGCACGCGCGCCGTGCGCGACGAGTATTGGCTAAGCGAGATGACCGGACGATTTCCGGGGCGCCTGATTGTGGCGGCGGACGTTCGCGAACGCCGCGTGGTGACAGCGGGATGGTCCGAAACGTCCCACGTCGACGTAATGGACTTTGTCGAATCGTTGGGGACCCTGGAGTTAGGCGGACTTCTGGTCACCGCCGTGCATAAGGAAGGCCGCATGGAGGGAACCGACCTGCCGTTGATGGAGGCGGTCGCGGAATCGAGCGCGTGGCCGGTGTTTGCCTCCGGTGGTATTTCGAGCTTGGAGGACCTTCGCGCCCTCGAGCACCGCGGCCTAGCGGGCGCGGTGCTGGGGATGGCGCTGTACACAGGCGCGCTGGATGCACGCCGCATTGTCGAGGAGTTCGGAGCATGA
- a CDS encoding imidazoleglycerol-phosphate dehydratase yields the protein MTVVTRSSRETQIRLALRRGTGAATVSTGEPFLDHMLVTFARYAGIDLDLQATGDLRHHLIEDVAIVLGQAVFAFAPVGCARYGERTIPMDDALVHVVLDIGGRPYYRGPLPSSMYDHFLRSFADNARATLHVRVLRGRDRHHVVEAAIKALGMALRDALAETGAVFSTKGSVHLEIGEG from the coding sequence ATGACCGTCGTGACACGCTCGTCCAGGGAAACACAGATTCGACTCGCACTGCGCCGGGGAACCGGGGCCGCCACGGTGAGCACCGGCGAGCCGTTCCTCGATCACATGCTGGTCACGTTTGCACGCTATGCCGGGATCGACCTGGACCTGCAGGCCACCGGCGACCTGCGTCATCACCTCATCGAGGATGTGGCGATCGTATTGGGGCAGGCCGTGTTCGCTTTTGCACCGGTCGGCTGCGCACGGTACGGCGAGCGCACGATTCCCATGGACGACGCGCTCGTGCACGTGGTGCTCGATATCGGAGGGCGCCCATACTACCGTGGACCGCTGCCGTCCTCGATGTACGATCACTTCCTCCGGTCATTTGCCGACAACGCGCGTGCCACGCTGCATGTGCGCGTACTGCGCGGTCGCGACCGGCATCATGTCGTCGAGGCGGCCATCAAGGCGCTTGGCATGGCATTGCGTGATGCGCTGGCGGAAACCGGCGCGGTGTTCAGCACGAAGGGATCGGTACACCTCGAAATAGGGGAGGGATAG